One genomic segment of Candidatus Omnitrophota bacterium includes these proteins:
- a CDS encoding type II toxin-antitoxin system VapB family antitoxin, producing the protein MRTTIEVPDQLMQEALTVSKAKTKTMVIVLGLQELIHRHKLEELRALRGGVALTVDVRASRKRS; encoded by the coding sequence ATGCGCACAACGATTGAGGTGCCGGACCAGCTTATGCAAGAGGCGCTGACGGTCTCGAAAGCCAAGACCAAGACCATGGTGATTGTCCTGGGGCTGCAAGAGTTGATCCATCGCCACAAGCTCGAAGAGCTCAGGGCGCTTCGGGGGGGTGTGGCGTTGACCGTCGATGTCCGCGCATCCCGCAAGCGCTCCTGA
- a CDS encoding PIN domain-containing protein yields the protein MSAHPASAPELRRTLILVDTSVWVKFFRQPSAHESCTLDTLLSFGPVATCAPIQAEVVSGAPTLAEFRRLRDVFSALVDLPLPPDVWQKLEERRFALARRGTQAALTDLLIAITAEQHHVPLWTLDEDFERIAAVVPLLLYRPAAP from the coding sequence ATGTCCGCGCATCCCGCAAGCGCTCCTGAGCTCCGCCGCACCCTGATCCTCGTCGATACCTCGGTGTGGGTGAAGTTTTTTCGTCAGCCTTCCGCTCACGAATCGTGCACGTTGGATACGCTGTTATCCTTCGGGCCGGTCGCAACCTGTGCTCCCATTCAGGCGGAGGTTGTCTCCGGGGCTCCCACGCTGGCAGAGTTTCGACGCCTCCGCGACGTATTCAGCGCCCTGGTCGATTTGCCGCTACCGCCTGATGTGTGGCAGAAGCTCGAGGAACGCCGTTTTGCGCTCGCGCGCCGCGGCACGCAAGCCGCCCTGACCGATTTGTTGATTGCGATCACTGCCGAGCAGCACCATGTCCCGCTGTGGACGCTCGATGAGGACTTTGAGCGGATCGCTGCGGTGGTGCCGCTGCTGCTGTATCGTCCGGCAGCCCCTTAG
- a CDS encoding type II toxin-antitoxin system VapC family toxin: MANYLLDSDVLIWLLRGRQETMQRLERLEGPFGVSVISRAEIWAGARPSEQHQIEQLFLSLSTYAVDGAIADLAGKFLRQYRGRGPSLELPDALIAATAVVHELSLVTYNVPHFPMPELKLASPDI, from the coding sequence GTGGCTAATTACTTGTTGGATTCGGACGTGCTGATCTGGCTGCTTCGCGGCCGCCAGGAAACGATGCAGCGTCTCGAACGGCTCGAAGGACCCTTCGGAGTGAGCGTGATCTCGCGGGCGGAAATCTGGGCGGGGGCTCGACCCAGTGAACAGCATCAGATTGAGCAACTCTTTCTCAGCCTGTCAACGTACGCGGTTGATGGAGCCATTGCCGATCTCGCCGGCAAGTTTCTCAGGCAGTATCGAGGTCGAGGGCCCTCGCTCGAATTGCCGGATGCGCTCATTGCCGCCACCGCCGTGGTGCATGAATTGAGCCTCGTGACCTACAACGTCCCCCATTTTCCCATGCCTGAGCTCAAACTCGCCTCACCAGATATCTGA
- a CDS encoding extracellular solute-binding protein, with amino-acid sequence MLALCAGGCARSGNEVVVYSSLDQVFSEPILKDFQHATGIRVRAVYDVEATKTTGLVNRLIAEQPHPQADVFWNSEIARTIILKDKGVLTPYTSANASEIPEHFKDPHGYWAGFAARARILIYHKELVAEDHLPRSIFELTSPAWRGKVALANPLFGTTSTQVASLSVLLGREKAEQFLRGLKANAVAMVDGNSTSRDMVAAGEMPIGFTDTDDAHVAIVNGKPVGVIYPDQGEGQIGTLLIPNTVGLIKGGPHPDNGKRLIDYLLSKETESKLAFASSAQIPLRDDAQRPPHVPSYRQIRVMDVDFEQVAHRLNESAAAAQEIFIR; translated from the coding sequence ATGCTGGCCCTGTGCGCCGGCGGCTGCGCGCGCAGCGGCAATGAGGTCGTGGTCTACTCCTCGCTCGATCAAGTCTTCTCTGAGCCGATCCTCAAGGATTTTCAGCACGCCACCGGGATCCGTGTGCGCGCCGTGTATGACGTGGAAGCGACCAAAACCACCGGGCTGGTCAACCGCCTCATCGCCGAGCAGCCGCACCCGCAGGCGGATGTCTTCTGGAATTCCGAGATCGCCCGCACCATCATTCTGAAAGATAAAGGGGTCCTCACACCGTATACGTCAGCCAACGCCAGCGAGATTCCCGAGCATTTCAAGGATCCGCACGGTTACTGGGCCGGGTTTGCCGCGCGGGCCAGGATTCTGATCTATCACAAGGAGCTGGTGGCGGAGGATCACCTACCGCGATCCATCTTCGAGCTCACCTCACCGGCCTGGCGCGGAAAAGTGGCGCTGGCGAACCCGCTGTTTGGCACCACCTCCACCCAGGTCGCCAGCCTCTCTGTGCTCTTAGGCCGCGAGAAGGCGGAGCAGTTCCTTCGGGGTCTGAAGGCCAATGCCGTGGCGATGGTCGATGGCAACTCCACTTCGCGGGACATGGTGGCGGCCGGGGAAATGCCCATCGGCTTCACGGATACCGACGATGCCCATGTGGCCATCGTCAACGGCAAGCCGGTCGGCGTCATCTACCCGGATCAGGGCGAGGGGCAGATCGGCACGCTGTTGATCCCGAATACCGTGGGATTGATCAAGGGCGGGCCGCATCCTGACAACGGCAAGCGGCTGATCGATTATCTGCTCAGCAAAGAAACCGAAAGCAAACTGGCCTTCGCCTCCTCCGCGCAAATTCCGCTGCGGGATGATGCGCAGCGTCCGCCGCACGTGCCCTCCTATCGGCAGATCCGGGTGATGGACGTGGATTTTGAGCAGGTCGCCCATCGGCTCAACGAGTCGGCTGCCGCGGCGCAAGAGATTTTTATCCGATGA